The nucleotide sequence ATAAGCTccctccactccttcccctcccctcttcccacctCCCAATCCTCCCctgacccccctccctctcctcatcccacccctcctctccccccacaccatccctctctacccaccccaccccccctcactctcctaaCCTCCTTGGGGGTCTTGTGAGCGGCGCACAGGAAGATCCACTGCTCTGTGGCAGTCATCTGTGTGCACGTGTCTGAGTGGCACTCACTctgtcacagagagagagagacagagagagagaggtcagacagctggccggcAACACCAGGGTTGCTGAGGAAACACacacagggggagagagggaaaaggggggagagagaggggagggggagatgcaaccttcacgtggtctgcccagtttcgactaatgcaatcaaaccggcatgcacaatcaaatcagACCAATTAGAACAAGttgtacgcaagaagaagaggagagaggtggaggtggagagaggggaggggggagagagaagggggcagggGAACACTTCACCCACCTGTAGTTTGACGGCCAGATCATTCAGTTCCAGGCAGAATTGGCTGAAACAAAACCAGACCGATTATCACACAGTTCCCCACCATCTCGTctgtcaccccctctcctccccccccccccccccccccccatcctccacccAGACTGACCGGAGGTGCTCGTATTTCCACACCCCCTCATCTTGCCCGTCCGGGGGTTCTAGAATCTTCTCGATGTCCGAGGCATCGTCACGGATGCTCTGCTGGATGTACtgcggggagggggagtgggggcgagagagatggggggggggacagagagatgggggagagagagagagatgggggagagagaggagggcagggggaaggggggggagaggagagagggagagggagagagagagagagcgagagagagttaGTTAGTTCCAGAACTCAGGCTGGCTCACAAACCCGCCATATCTCCCCCCAACCCCGGGACGGagccaaggggccgaatggcctgcttctgtacGGGTGAGAGCGGGTAgcaaactggccattcggcctatccacAGACTTTAAAACACCACAACCCCCAAATAAACCCTAAACTACATGGACTTGGAGGCATTGGTCTCatcttttgcactattattgtatgTTTATAATATATTATAACATGTGTGTTGAtgcgtggtgcagcggtagaattgctgcctcagagcgccagagacccgggttcgatcccaactacgggtgctgtgtgtacggagtttgtacattctcactgtgacctgcatgggttttcttcgagatcttcggtttcctcccacactccaaagacatgcaggtttgtaggttaattgataaatgtaaaaaaatgtccctagtgtgtgtcggatagtgttagtgtgcggggattgctggtcggcgcggactcggtgggccaaagagcctgtttctgcactctatcgctatagggggggaggagggggcgagtaggggggggagagggggtgggatgggggaggggaggaaaggggggagaggggaagctcACCTGTTGAACAGCCAGCGTGCTGTCCATCTCATCCAGTGACTCATCGGGCCAATTGTAGAAgtcctggggagggagagagggtcagTCAGTGACGGATGAGTGGGgacaggggacggggacgggggggggggggggacgggcttGTAGtcattggaatttaggatgagaagggatctgctataaacataaaattcttaagggattggacaggctagatgcaggaaaaatgttccccgatgtcgggggagtccagaaccaggggtcacagtttaagaataatgggtcgtacatttaggactgagacaagGAGAAATCTTTTGTGGCGccaggcggtagagttgctgcctcacagcgccagagacccaggttcgatcctgactacgagtgctgtctggagtttgcacgttctccccgtgacctgcgtgggttttctccgggtgctccggtttcctcccacactccaaagacatgcaggtttgtaggttaattggcttggtatacattgcccctagtgggtctaggatagtgcttgtgtgtatggatcgctggtcggcacagactcggtgggccaaagggtctgtttccacgctgtgtctctaaactaaactagacagagagtggtgagtctgtggaattctctgcctcagagggcggtggaggctggttctctggatgctttcaagagagagctagatagggctcttaaagatagcggagtcaggggatatggggagaaggcaggaacggggtactgattgggtatgatcagccacgatcacattgaatggcggtgctggctcgaagggccaattcctgcacctattgtctatgtttctatgaaggagggagagtgcgggggggggggggggggggggggagaatgagggtggaggggtgtgggtgtcggaagtggggggagagaatgagggagggtaggagggaggacggggagtgggagggaggggagtgaatgaatgagtgggaTTGGTGATAGGTGGATgactggaggggggagggaggagagaggggtagggaggagagagggggaaggaaaggtgagggagggagggaaaggtgagGGGGGTTGACAGaaaggggggcagggagggaggggtgtggagtgagagagtgagtgtgtgaatgagtgggATTGGCGACAGGGTGGATGActggagggagtggagaggggtgagggggagaggagggtaggtgggggaggagggggtggagggaaggatgtgaatgagtgagtgagtgaatgaatgaatgaatgagtgagattTGGTGACTGGGTGGATGActggagagggagtgggatggagatggaggggaggggtgagaggagggagtgaAGGTGAATGAATGTGTGGGATTTGGTGACAGGGTGGATGACCCATTGCCCCGCCCACTGTCCCGGCGCTGATTGGCGGGGCCGACCACCCGTCAATCACAGCCCGCGCTGGGCGGGGCGACGGACACACGTGACGTCACCCACCCTGGGATGTAGGCGGGACCTCCGGCCGGAGTGTGACGTAATGGCCCTGGAGACGGGGCCTGCGCTTCCGGCCACCgccttctttctctcccctctccctctcccgtggATTCTTGAAGCGGCTGgaaccttctctctctcctactACTACACTCACCTGCGCTCTGGTCCCCGGGCGGTTCCGCCGCAGCTGCACGGTGGCCGCCATCCGCCCCTTAAAGCCGCCGCCGCCGACAACAACcagcctctcccctcctctccccggaCGTGACGCTCTCTACCGGACGTCCCGCACCCTCCCCAGCAAATCTTATAGAGGCTTTGCTCCCCAGCGACTGACGTTTCCCCCGGCCAATCATCAAcgagcacttt is from Amblyraja radiata isolate CabotCenter1 unplaced genomic scaffold, sAmbRad1.1.pri scaffold_945_ctg1, whole genome shotgun sequence and encodes:
- the mob4 gene encoding MOB-like protein phocein isoform X1, whose translation is MAATVQLRRNRPGTRAQDFYNWPDESLDEMDSTLAVQQYIQQSIRDDASDIEKILEPPDGQDEGVWKYEHLRQFCLELNDLAVKLQSECHSDTCTQMTATEQWIFLCAAHKTPKECPAIDYTRHTLDGAACLLNSNKYFPSRVSIKESSVAKLGSVCRRIYRIFSHAYFHHRQIFDDYENETFLCHRFTKFVIKYNLMSKDNLIVPILEEEVQTPVVSGESEA